Proteins encoded by one window of Aliivibrio wodanis:
- the cysB gene encoding HTH-type transcriptional regulator CysB, which yields MKLQQLKYIVEVVNHSLNVSSTAESLYTSQPGISKQVRLLEDELGVQIFERSGKHLTRVTPSGNEIIKISREILSRVESIKSVAGEHTNPEKGTLNITTTHTQARYALPDVIKGFKNRYADVSLHMHQGTPAQMSDAIAKGTADFAIATEALHLYQDAIMLPCYHWNRSIVVTKDHPLAQKSKITIEDLATYDLVTYVFGFTGRSALDSAFNKAGLKPRIVFTATDADVIKTYVRLGIGVGVIASMAMDPDRDSDLVALDASHIFDASTTTIGFKRGSFLKSYMFDFMERFAPHLTRPIVEQAIMLKNNQEIEDMFKDINLPVR from the coding sequence ATGAAATTACAGCAATTAAAGTACATTGTTGAAGTGGTAAACCACAGTCTTAATGTTTCTTCTACAGCAGAATCGTTATATACCTCTCAACCTGGCATCAGTAAGCAAGTTCGTCTTTTAGAGGATGAGTTAGGTGTGCAGATTTTTGAGCGAAGTGGTAAGCATCTAACAAGAGTAACCCCATCGGGTAATGAAATTATTAAAATATCTCGTGAGATCTTATCTCGTGTTGAAAGCATTAAGTCGGTAGCAGGGGAGCATACTAATCCTGAAAAAGGAACGTTAAATATAACGACAACACATACACAAGCTCGTTATGCTTTACCTGATGTAATTAAAGGATTTAAAAATCGTTATGCTGATGTCTCGTTACATATGCATCAAGGTACACCAGCGCAAATGTCTGATGCGATAGCAAAAGGCACGGCAGATTTTGCCATTGCAACCGAAGCCCTACATTTGTATCAAGATGCAATCATGTTGCCTTGTTATCATTGGAATCGTTCGATTGTAGTGACTAAAGACCACCCATTGGCTCAAAAATCAAAGATTACGATTGAAGATTTAGCAACCTATGATTTGGTAACATATGTATTTGGCTTTACTGGACGTTCAGCGCTAGATAGTGCTTTTAATAAGGCAGGATTAAAACCTAGAATTGTCTTTACAGCGACAGATGCAGATGTGATTAAAACTTATGTTCGTCTGGGGATTGGTGTTGGTGTTATTGCAAGTATGGCAATGGATCCAGACAGAGATTCTGATTTGGTTGCTTTAGATGCAAGTCATATCTTTGATGCCAGTACTACGACCATAGGGTTTAAACGCGGCTCGTTCTTAAAGAGCTACATGTTTGATTTTATGGAACGCTTTGCACCGCATCTAACACGCCCAATCGTTGAACAAGCGATAATGCTTAAAAATAATCAAGAAATTGAAGATATGTTTAAAGACATTAATCTTCCCGTCCGCTAA
- the aspC gene encoding aspartate aminotransferase → MMTMFEKIAAAPADPILGLTDEFKNDPRSEKINLGVGIYKDESGQTPVLKTVKKAEAVLLDTEKTKSYLTIQGTAEYGLAVQKLLFGAEAEVITDKRAQTAQAPGGTGALRVAGEFIKRQLGDVKIWISNPTWANHIGVFTAAGIETAQYSYYNAETKSKDFAAMLADLQQAEAGDVVLLHGCCHNPTGIDPTASEWEELAKLCSEKGLLPLFDFAYQGFAKGVEEDASGLRTFAQYCPELLVASSFSKNFGLYNERVGAFTLVAKDAAVASDAFSQVKAIIRSIYSNPPAHGAAVVTHILNNDALRTEWEQEVAEMRDRIQEMRTLFVTTLKEQGVKADFSFIEGQNGMFSFSGLSKEQVNRLKDEFAIYIVGSGRISVAGMTKDNMLPLCKGIAAVL, encoded by the coding sequence AAAAATGACCCACGTTCTGAAAAAATCAACCTAGGTGTTGGTATTTACAAAGACGAGTCAGGTCAAACCCCTGTATTGAAAACAGTAAAAAAAGCAGAAGCAGTATTGCTTGATACTGAAAAAACAAAATCATATCTAACCATTCAAGGTACAGCAGAATATGGACTTGCTGTTCAAAAACTGTTGTTTGGTGCTGAAGCAGAAGTTATTACAGACAAACGAGCACAAACAGCTCAGGCGCCAGGTGGTACTGGTGCATTACGAGTTGCTGGTGAGTTCATTAAGCGTCAACTTGGCGATGTGAAAATTTGGATCAGTAACCCTACTTGGGCAAACCACATTGGTGTATTTACTGCCGCTGGCATTGAAACAGCACAATACAGTTACTACAATGCTGAAACTAAATCAAAAGATTTCGCTGCAATGTTAGCAGACCTACAACAAGCTGAAGCTGGTGATGTTGTACTTCTTCACGGTTGCTGCCATAACCCTACGGGTATTGATCCAACGGCATCTGAGTGGGAAGAGTTAGCAAAACTATGTTCAGAAAAAGGGCTACTACCTTTATTTGATTTTGCATACCAAGGCTTTGCTAAAGGTGTTGAAGAAGATGCTTCAGGCCTTCGTACTTTCGCTCAATACTGCCCAGAATTATTAGTGGCAAGTTCATTCTCGAAAAACTTCGGTCTATACAACGAACGTGTTGGTGCATTTACACTGGTAGCAAAAGATGCCGCTGTTGCTTCTGATGCTTTCTCTCAAGTAAAAGCAATCATTCGCTCTATCTACTCTAATCCACCAGCACACGGTGCTGCTGTCGTTACGCACATTCTAAATAATGATGCGCTGCGTACTGAGTGGGAGCAAGAAGTTGCTGAGATGCGTGACCGTATCCAAGAAATGCGTACTCTTTTTGTAACAACACTAAAAGAACAAGGTGTTAAAGCAGATTTTAGCTTCATTGAAGGTCAGAATGGCATGTTCTCTTTCTCTGGTCTATCTAAAGAGCAAGTTAACCGCTTAAAAGATGAGTTTGCAATTTACATTGTTGGCTCTGGCCGTATAAGTGTTGCTGGTATGACAAAAGACAATATGCTTCCTTTATGTAAAGGGATTGCAGCGGTTCTTTAA